The stretch of DNA CAGGTTGGTTGTTTTTTTTATAAAATAGACCTAACCCCTCATAGATAAAAGCAATTCCCTCTTTGTTTTCTATTTTTTGGTAATATTTAAGGGATTCATTATAATGCCAAATGGTAGAATCTGCTTGTTTTAATTGGGCAAAACTCTTGGCAAGATTTAGATAGCTCTGAGCAAGGGCATATTGGTTTTGTGTTATAATATAAGGCGAAACTGTTTTGGGATCATCTTTTATTGCCCTTTTTATAGCCTCTTCAATGTTGGTTTGGATGGATAACGCTTTTTTTCCATTAACAAGGGCTACCTCAAAATCCTTTTGTACAAAATTGATGCTGATTAGCCCCGTTAAATTGTGGGCAACTCCATCTTGGTTACCCAGCTTTTCATTGATTGCCATACTCTTTTGGATGTAGCTGAGGGCCTTCTTAAACTCATCCCTTTCGGCATAAATAGCACCAATATTCCCATAGATCATTGCTAGCCCCTTTTGATAGTCTATTTTTTTATATAAACTAATTGCTGTGTCTAAGTGGTTGATGGCTTGGTTTTTATGTCTTGTTCGGGCAAACAAGCCTCCCAAAGTATTGTAAACATGCCCTCGTTTTTCTATTTCCTCTTTAGGCACAAAAGCAAGGCTTCTTTGAGCATAGCTGATTGCTTTGTCAAGATCTATCCGACCATAAATAACGGCCAGTTTATTTAGCACTTCAGCTTTTTTGATAGGCAGGGTGATTGTATCTAGCGTAGCCACCAAACTATCTAAGTAAGCTTGGGATTGACCTTTGGCAACCGATGAACTCAAAAGTATTATGCTATAGAGTATAATATATTTGAAAACTTTCATTGAGTATAGGAATATATTAGGTTTTAAGAAACGCCTAATATACAACTAAACTTTTAAAATGCTCCAAATTCGTTTTTTTTGGTAAAATTTCTTTTCCTTTACTGAGTGATTAACTTATCCATTAGCTCTTCGTATAAATGGTTGAGTTTGTCTAACTTGTAGAATAGGTGGTCGCTATGCTCTAATACAAATACAATGGTTTCTGCTGGACTTTCTTTAGAGCTATCTACAATTGTCGTCCATTCTTTTTGACTATGATGCAAGGTTTGACTAATATGAGGTGTGTTGATAGAGGAGGAGTTTAGTAAGTCATAATTTTTTTGATAATTGTTGATACAATTATTGAGGCGTTCTTGCGACAAATGAGAATCTTTTCCTAAGGTATTCATAATAATATAAACAGCAACTCTCTGAGAATAGGTGCGTTGTAAACCGATTCTATAAACTTGTTGTGCAATGTTATTTTTGTCGTCTACCTCTTTTCCATTTTTTTCATAAAAGGATTGGTATTTGGGAATGGTTTGAGCATAGTTTTCAATGGCCTGAGCCACACGGTCGCAAGAAGCCATGATCACATGGCTTTGTTCTAATAGTTTTCCTGCTTTTATATCACTCATATCTTGCCAATCTAAGGCAAGTTTTCTGTAGTTTTTCCACATAAGATTAACTACTTGGATCGCTTCTTTTATTTCATCGGTTTGAGCGGAGCGTTGCATAGAATTAATTTGCTCCTCAAAAAGATCAATACTCGCAATAAGTTCTCTTTTATATTTAGATATGGAATACTTATAAGTGATTGCGATATAAGACTTAGCAATGCGTTGCGTAAGCATATTCTGGTAAGAAATCACATTGAGCGACTTGCCAATGGATAGTTTTTTGCCAAGGTCTTGATATAATAAGGATACCTGATCTGCTTTTTGAGTTAATTCATCAGAAAGTAACAACATACTATTGATATAAGCAGGATCTTCGTTAAAAAATTGAATATAATTCTCTAGCCCCAACCAATATTTTTGAATTTCTTTGATTTCTAGCTGTATCGCAGATGAATTAATTTCAGCACTAGCCAATTTTTCGACAAGAGCACTATATAGTTTAGAGGTGTTCTGTAGTTTTTTTATTGAGTTTTCTTTTGCAATATCTTGTTTGGCCGCTAAATAGAATAACATAATCCGCTGAGTCAACATGCGTTGAGTTCCTGTTTCTTTGATGAGTCGGACAACATCTATTAAGTGACTATTTCTGTATAATTCTCCTAATTGTTGAGCGTACTCTTCATAACTAGCGACTAAATGCTTGGATGCATGTAGTATATTATCACATTGTGCGAGTAGTTTTTCAGCTCCTTTTTTGGTAATAGACCAATTGGCTATCTTTTGATAGTCTGTCCATAATTCTTGAACATTCTTTATAGCCTGTTTTATTTTATCGGTTGGGGTATAAAATTTTAATTCATCCAATTGTTTTTGAAAGGTTTCAATTGCTTGGTCACGCTCTTGGTAGAATTTAGGTTCATAGAGATTATTGTTTAGTGCCAAGTACACCTTTGCAATACGTTGAGTTAAGGTTTGTTGCCGCATTGCCTTATTGAGTGCTTCTCGTATGGTCAAATTGCTGCTACTTTGGTGAGATTGATTTAGGGATGGAGTTGCAGTAGTGCTGTAAATAACTCCTAACGTTAGGACAAATCCAGTAAATATTGAATGGAACATATTATTACTTTTTACAAAAATAAAATAGACTATTATCAAAATTAAGTAGTAGTACAATTATGGTATTGGGGGAGTACTTTACTAAAATTCAAAAAATAATAAATTAGGATTTATTAGTAGGTAATAATGTGTTAGGGGGTATTGTGCTTATAAAATAGGAATGCTTAAAAGATTTGGGGAGTTCTGGAATCTAGTTTAACGAACGAGATTATAAAATTTATGTTTTTAGGAAGTTCGAAACTAAAATTATAAAGTGATTTCCTTTTGATAATCAGATCTTTGTTTTTGGGAGGGATGGTTGTTTTGATTATAAGAGAAATACACTTGTTAAACGACTAAATGTAAAAAAAGTTACTATATCTTACATAAAGATAAAAAAAATACAGAAGAAGCCTGATGTTTTTTGCAATTTATAATAATAAAATATTTATTATAGACTAAAGGGTATATATTGGGTTGTTTATTAGGGATTTGTTGGAAGTTTAGATTTTTCGATCGAATATATCTTTTAGCGCTGAATCCAAATCAGGAAATAGGAACGAATAATTGAGCTCTTGTAAGGCTTGGGGAATAACAGGAGTATTATTAAGGACAATGGCAGACATTTCTCCCATAAGCAGTTGGGCTACTAAACGAGGAATTGGAAGGATCAATGTTTTTTGCTTATAAACTTGGGCAATGGCATGAGCAATGGTTTTATTGGTGGCGGGAAAAGGGCTTGTACCATTGTAAGTTCCAGACATATTTTTGTCCTCTAGAGCTTTTATAAAAATTTGGCAAATATCATCCAAATGTATCCATGAATAGTATTGTTGCCCATTCCCAAAATAAGTACCCAAGCGAAATGGGTAAGATTTATTTAATTGTTGAAGTGCGCCACCTTGGGTAGATAACACAATACCTACTCGAATGATAGGGGTTCGGATGCCTAGTTGGCGGATTGGAGCGATAGACGATTCCCATTTCTGACAAACTTCACTCATAAAATCATTGCCCTGAGGGGAATTTTCGCTCAATGGTATTGTTGTACTTGAGTTCCCATAATAACCTATGGCAGAACAACCAACAACAACAGCAGGTTTGTTTTTTATTTTTTGTAAACTATCAACGAGTAGTTGAGAAGACTGGATTCTACTCTCTAAGATTATTTTTTTCTGTTTGCTGGTCCAACGAGCAGCTGCGATATTAGCTCCTGCCAAATGAATAAGCCCATAGATGTCATCAAAAGCTCTTAGATCAATCGTTTGAGTGAGGGGATTCCATTGATAAGCTGGATAGTCCGCACCTAAATTTTCAGATCGGCTGAGATGACGGATTTTATACCCTTTTTGCTCCAATAAAAAACTAATACGTTTTCCTAATAAGCCCGTTCCACCTGTAATAAGTACTGTTTTCATGATATTTATACAAAAAAGATATGACTCAAAAAAAGGTTAATATTCAACATTTTATTTGATGATTTTGAAGAATAATTAATTATATTTGCTTCAATTGTTAAATAATACTATTAAAATTGGAGTTCTTTAACTTGATATATATGTTTTTATCAAACATGTGTATAGGGTTGGTTATGAATTAATTATATGTGTAACCGACTTGTTGGCTAAATGTGTATTGTTCAATACCTAAATTTTTAGATGTTTTAAAATGAAAATTGTAGAAACATTTAAAACGCAAAAGCCTATTATGAGCTTTAAGACTTAAAACAATCTCCATTCATTCAAATAAAAGAATTAATTTTATGAAAATCTTCAAACCCTTTAAAAAGATAGGATTTGCGGTTAGTTTATTATCTGTAATAGTTGCTTGTGAGACCGCCTCAACTGATACAGAGCAAGTAGATGGCGTCAAAGATGAAACTAAAGTAGGGAGTGCTGAATTAACCATTCATGAAATAGGTGATCCAGATGGTATGAATCCATTAACATCTAGTGCCGCTAATTCTCTATATATTCAAAACAACATTTATTGTAAATTGTTGGTGTATAATCAAGGAACATTAAAACTTAGTCCACAATTGGCGGTAAGTCGTCCTGAAATTCAGGCATTAGAAGATGGTGATTACGCTGGAGGAATGTCTTTGGTGTACGAAATTCATCCAGATGCCACCTGGGACAATGGAACTCCCGTTACAGCAGAAGATTATGTGTTTACCATCAAAACAATCAAGAACCCTAAAGTTAATAGTGCACAAATTCGACCTTACTTTGAATTTATCGACCACATAGAAATCGATCCTAATAACAATAAAAAGTTTACGATATATTCTAAAGAGCGTTATTTTAGAGCAGAGGAGTCGTCAGGGCAAGAACCCTTTGTATTGCCCGAATATCATTATGATCCAGAAGGTTTGATGAGTACTTATACAGTAAAACAACTGGGCGACCCAACTCAAATGGATGCTTTGATGAAAGATCCTAATATTGTTCGTTTTGCAGAATCTTTTAACGAACCTAAATACAATAGAGAACCTGGGCAAATTGAAGGTTGTGGTCCTTATGAATTTGTAGAATGGACTACGGGGCAGCGAGTTGTATTGGAGCGTAAAAAAGAATGGTGGGGAGATAAAGTAACAGGAAATAAAATGTTAGAAGCTTTCCCTCCAAAAATTATTTATAAGACAATTCCTGATCTTACGGCTGCTGTAACAAATGCAAAAGATGGACAATTGGATATTATTAGAAGCATTCAACCTACTAAATTTATTGATCTAAAAGAAGACCCTAAGTTTAATAGTAGCTTTGATTTGAGTACGCCCGATCAATTTGCTTATCATTATATTGGCTTTAATATGAAGCGTCCTCAATTTAGAGATAAAAAAGTGCGTCGAGCAATCGCTCATCTAATCAACAGAGATGAAATGATTGAATCTATTTTTGAAGGAATGGCGATCAAGACGAATGGTCCAATCAATCCTAAAAAGCCTTATTATAATAAGGACATGGATGAAATTGTTTATGATATTGAAAAAGCGAAAAGCTTATTGGCTGAGGCAGGCTGGAAAGATCAAGATGGGGATAATATTTTGGATAAAATGATTGATGGAAAAAAGGAAAGCCTGTCAATAGAATATAAATACAACCAAGGAAATACAGTGCGTAAAAATATTGGTCAGCTATTGATGGATGAAGCGTCAAGAGTTGGAATAGAAGTACGGTTAACTCCTGTAGATTTTCCTACCTTGTTGGATGATGCTGACAAGCGCAATTTTGATATGGTGGCTTTGGCTTGGGTTAAAACACCAGGATTGGACGATTTAAAACAAGTTTGGCATACGGATGCAGATAAAGAGGGAGGTGCCAATAGAGTGGGATTTGGTACGCCTGAATCGGATAAAATTATTGATGAAATTCGTGTAACCCTAGATCCAGAGGTGCGCAAAGAATTATACATTAAAGTGCAAGAAATTATTTATGAAGAACAACCTTATGTATTCTTATTTGTGCCTTCAGAATTGCTTGCTATTCATAATCGTTTTGATGGAACAGAGACTTCGCCAATGAGACCTGGTTACCGTGATGCTTCTTTTAAATTGAGAAATAATTAAAGACCCATCTTTCATAAAAAGCGCTTTGCTGTAAAAAATAGCAAAGCGCTTTTTTATTAATTAGAATGTATAATACCTGCGTTGCTTTGTGCCTCCCAAAAGAAATTCTTATTGTTGAGTTTTAGATTACCTTGATTTAGTGTTTTGGAATCTTTGATGTTGGCGCTTAACCAACAAACGGTTTTGCCATCAAAACCTGACAAATAAATCTTACTGCCTTGAACAGTACCTTCTAAAACCATCGTTTGATTTTTGTGGTTTAGTTTAAGAGTAGCGGTTGCATAGTTGTCTTTAGTTGTGATTCGTAAAATCCCTTCAAGTGTAGAATCTTGTGCAACGGTTGCTATTAATTTCCAGTCGCCAGTTAGGTTGGCGGTTGGCGTTTTTCTAACATCAGGAAAACGTTGCAAAATACCATATACTCCAGCGAATATAATAGGGTATTCTTTACCAGATTGATCGTACAAAAAACCATCCATTTGATCGATTTGGTGAATGATTTTAAGTTGGGTGTTCGCAGAATTAAAATCAGCAAATAAGGTATCTCCAAGGATAGTTACTTGATCTGCTTTAAGTTCTTGTTGGGCGGTCTTGAAAATCAACTCTACAGGCTGGTCAATGTTGTTAGAATTGCGTATCTCATACATGATGGGAACAACTTGATCTTCTAATTTGAAGACTCCTCTCCATGTTCCTGGTGCAACTTCTCGAATGGCTTGTCCTGTCTGTAAATCCCAACAGCTGGTTAGGACGGTAATCGTTAATGTTAATAATAATAAGATACGCATAGTGATAAGTTATAAATGTAAAATGCTAAATAAATACAAGAAAAATATCATTCTTTGACAAGTTTGTTGGTTTATAAGTCGTAGCACATCAATAACAAACAAACTTATGACTTAAAATTTATTGCTAAAAGAATAACTCTCGGAAAGTCATGTTTTATGATTTATCAAAGATTCAGAATTATTTGAGCACAATTAATTGTTTTTTGATGGGGTAAAGATAGGCTAATTTCAGTGATTTTAATATAGGCAATTTGGATAAATTACTCGTCGTGCTCGTGTGGTCAGTTAACGATATTGCTATTAGGTGGTGATCCTTTTTGATGCATTTCAATACATGGATAAATAATATAAAATATCTTATTGAGCATTATTGTATTAGTATGGTCTAAATGTGAATATTTTCTTTTTTAGAAAAAGAGATGTGTTTGAGAATTAAAAGTTCATTAAGATGTTTTTTTAGCGCTTTGAATACCATAAAGACTTGTTTGTGTTTAAAAAGTAGTCTATTTTTGAAGATAGTACTGTTGATTAGATTTTGTATCTTTTTAACGACTATTGTGATAACTACAACTATAAATCTTGATACTTACCCAATTTACTTATGAGGATAACGACCAATTTAATTTTTCTATTTTGTTTATTATTACAAAAATTCTGTAGTGCCCAACAAGATGTTCATCAAGCAGTCATTTGGCGAGGTTTTGAACATAGTTGGACGTATAATCATAGAATTAATCGTTTGGGGAACTATATTGAATTAAATGATAATAAAATTGAATCCTGCCATGCTAGTGCTTCGGGGTTAGGGGCGGACAGTACCTTTTACAGTTCGCATTATACATTTATCAAGAGCCCTACAACTGGTTTTTATGGAGGAGAGGTTGCGATTAAACTTTATGGAAAAGAAAAACAATTACTGACCAAACGAATAGAAGTAGCTGTGCCTGCTCCCGAAGGAATGAAAAACAAAGAGCAGTACATTACGATGCTTAACGGCTTTGATTTAATGGCTGTTGAGCGGGCAGACAAAATACAACTCCTGCGTATTACAGTAGAAGATGCGGAATATGCCCCTGCTATAAATGAAATTCGATTTTATCTCAAAGTTGCTTTAGTGGTCAACTGCCAATCGCTTGAGTGTTCTAGATTTAATCAAAAAACAACCTATAACCTGAAAGTACATTATTTGATTGCAGCAGGAGATAGAAGCCAACTAAATGCTACTCCTAAGACGCTAACCAAAGATTACCCTTGGGGGCGAAAAGATGAATTTCACCATACGGCAGAAAAATATTATATGCTGGGGCGAAAAGGACAGGACTATCAAACGGCTGCTTTAGGGATCAAATCGATGGCGCTGACCTTAAATGCAGCACATTGGACCGTAGAGTACCATAATAATGTTACGCCTCTCATTTATAACAAAGAAACTGCTCGATTAGATTTTTCGTTGGATTTATTTTTTAAAGAATGGCAACAGGGAATGAAAACACAATCGGCAAGACCTGGGTTATCTAAATTCTCTAGCAAAAAAAAGGGATGGTGTGTCTTGGATACGGGGATCGTTCTCCTCGAATTTAAAGATGCCAAAATACTTCATCAAAAGCATAAAGGAGCTTTGTATTGGGAGGGCTTAAATGCAACTTCATCCAATCCCAAAGCAGAATCTAGAGTTACGTTAAAATTTCCAGATTTTTAGTGAACTTATTTGGCTATAATTATGTAAACTAATTGTATTTTTGTATATTAGGTAGAACTCTCTACTTTTAGAGATATTCCCCAAATGTATAATTGATAGAATCAATACTTTGTTGATTTTTTAATAGGGTATTAAAAGAATCATTACTCCGTTAAAAAATCGTACTATATTGATTATCGGCATTATGTGTCTTGTGATTTTAAGTGGCAAAAAGTTGATAATCAATATGGTGCAAGATGTTTTTTTATGTTTTTTGCTAAAAAACTAAAAAACTATCTCATGACCGTAGGGAATAATCAACGGAGTATTAAAAGAATAAAACAACT from Aureispira anguillae encodes:
- a CDS encoding type IV pili methyl-accepting chemotaxis transducer N-terminal domain-containing protein, with amino-acid sequence MFHSIFTGFVLTLGVIYSTTATPSLNQSHQSSSNLTIREALNKAMRQQTLTQRIAKVYLALNNNLYEPKFYQERDQAIETFQKQLDELKFYTPTDKIKQAIKNVQELWTDYQKIANWSITKKGAEKLLAQCDNILHASKHLVASYEEYAQQLGELYRNSHLIDVVRLIKETGTQRMLTQRIMLFYLAAKQDIAKENSIKKLQNTSKLYSALVEKLASAEINSSAIQLEIKEIQKYWLGLENYIQFFNEDPAYINSMLLLSDELTQKADQVSLLYQDLGKKLSIGKSLNVISYQNMLTQRIAKSYIAITYKYSISKYKRELIASIDLFEEQINSMQRSAQTDEIKEAIQVVNLMWKNYRKLALDWQDMSDIKAGKLLEQSHVIMASCDRVAQAIENYAQTIPKYQSFYEKNGKEVDDKNNIAQQVYRIGLQRTYSQRVAVYIIMNTLGKDSHLSQERLNNCINNYQKNYDLLNSSSINTPHISQTLHHSQKEWTTIVDSSKESPAETIVFVLEHSDHLFYKLDKLNHLYEELMDKLITQ
- a CDS encoding TIGR01777 family oxidoreductase encodes the protein MKTVLITGGTGLLGKRISFLLEQKGYKIRHLSRSENLGADYPAYQWNPLTQTIDLRAFDDIYGLIHLAGANIAAARWTSKQKKIILESRIQSSQLLVDSLQKIKNKPAVVVGCSAIGYYGNSSTTIPLSENSPQGNDFMSEVCQKWESSIAPIRQLGIRTPIIRVGIVLSTQGGALQQLNKSYPFRLGTYFGNGQQYYSWIHLDDICQIFIKALEDKNMSGTYNGTSPFPATNKTIAHAIAQVYKQKTLILPIPRLVAQLLMGEMSAIVLNNTPVIPQALQELNYSFLFPDLDSALKDIFDRKI
- a CDS encoding ABC transporter substrate-binding protein — its product is MKIFKPFKKIGFAVSLLSVIVACETASTDTEQVDGVKDETKVGSAELTIHEIGDPDGMNPLTSSAANSLYIQNNIYCKLLVYNQGTLKLSPQLAVSRPEIQALEDGDYAGGMSLVYEIHPDATWDNGTPVTAEDYVFTIKTIKNPKVNSAQIRPYFEFIDHIEIDPNNNKKFTIYSKERYFRAEESSGQEPFVLPEYHYDPEGLMSTYTVKQLGDPTQMDALMKDPNIVRFAESFNEPKYNREPGQIEGCGPYEFVEWTTGQRVVLERKKEWWGDKVTGNKMLEAFPPKIIYKTIPDLTAAVTNAKDGQLDIIRSIQPTKFIDLKEDPKFNSSFDLSTPDQFAYHYIGFNMKRPQFRDKKVRRAIAHLINRDEMIESIFEGMAIKTNGPINPKKPYYNKDMDEIVYDIEKAKSLLAEAGWKDQDGDNILDKMIDGKKESLSIEYKYNQGNTVRKNIGQLLMDEASRVGIEVRLTPVDFPTLLDDADKRNFDMVALAWVKTPGLDDLKQVWHTDADKEGGANRVGFGTPESDKIIDEIRVTLDPEVRKELYIKVQEIIYEEQPYVFLFVPSELLAIHNRFDGTETSPMRPGYRDASFKLRNN